The Candida albicans SC5314 chromosome 5, complete sequence genome includes a region encoding these proteins:
- the CCN1 gene encoding Ccn1p (G1 cyclin; required for hyphal growth maintenance (not initiation); cell-cycle regulated transcription (G1/S); Cdc28p-Ccn1p initiates Cdc11p S394 phosphorylation on hyphal induction; expression in S. cerevisiae inhibits pheromone response): protein MTSLQQQRVKYGPPHHIKRRPYHPILESLEFQTNQHLIQEYSLDIVNTLSQLESLTLVNPAMIDLQPEIQWFMRPFLLDFLIELHSSFKLQPTTLFLCLNIIDRYCAKRIVFKRHYQLVGCTALWIASKYEDKKSRVPTLKELTIMCRNAYDEEMFVQMEMHILSTLDWSIGHPTLEDCLQLAIDSNNLSNNTTNDIENKSVRPNRKSSISSAVTAVARFLCELSLYDKYFLSVPPSLIAITANLLSCSMLQIPHASITLKNLIEQEIINPQQKKQKKALSSNSSRTTTASYTHQNQSDVRHSSFDEDIDLDSGDEEDDDEDYIDEFYETNNYDDTNATTFDESISKSTTVNDENQPPQIHTPFLSGLDEDSILSIKKICLMLIIQLSKVTEVLSKKYENLGVIQVINNFHSNYKFIIQSIYENQELLLNTINDSTNNNEIDYKLIQSSEILLQFPKFDEYLTEDEDENVSTDDEANSQPQGYDGSGSDGNNQLFTPKSPNAFSSNSSLTLNNHPQSMVPVTPPSATSQYSLFSNKNNRTHESTSGLNSTCNTPTHISISSFAPPQPPPGSILKPKLTSINSTNSLKIKKLTSNSNSSNINIHHGHHNTKQEKRYSHISIGSNSSSKYDGFSPIKSISTNGSLITNNGSLITNNGSFTNIVNNTNSSSPLMNQQQQQQVTQSSLYQHHHQYHQ from the coding sequence ATGACATctttacaacaacaaagagtCAAATATGGTCCTCCACATCATATTAAACGTCGACCATACCATCCAATACTTGAATCATTGGAATTTCAAACCAATCAACATTTAATTCAAGAATATTCTTTAGATATTGTCAATACTTTATCTCAATTGGAATCACTTACATTAGTTAATCCTGCCATGATTGATTTACAACCAGAAATTCAATGGTTTATGCGTCCATTtttattagattttttaattgaattgcattcttcatttaaattacaaccaacaacattatttttatgtcttaatattattgatagaTATTGTGCTAAAagaattgttttcaaacgtcattatcaattagtTGGTTGTACAGCATTATGGATTGCTAGTAAATATGAAGATAAAAAACTGCGTGTACCCacattaaaagaattaacaataatgtGTCGTAATGCttatgatgaagaaatgtTTGTTCAAATGGAAATGCATATATTAAGTACTTTAGATTGGTCAATTGGTCATCCAACTTTAGAAGATTGTCTACAATTAGCCATTGATCTGAATAATTTATCTAACAACACCACcaatgatattgaaaacaaaagtGTACGTCCTAATCGGAAATCAAGTATATCATCAGCTGTAACTGCTGTTGCTAGGTTTCTTTGTGAATTATCTTTATatgataaatattttttatcaGTTCCACCATCATTAATTGCTATTACAGCTAATTTATTAAGTTGTTCAATGTTACAAATTCCTCATGCTTCAAtaactttgaaaaatttaattgaacaagaaatcattaatcctcaacaaaagaaacaaaagaaagcTCTCTCCTCTAATTCATCGAGAACAACTACTGCCAGTTATActcatcaaaatcaactgGATGTAAGGCATTCCAGttttgatgaagatataGATTTAGATAGTGGGGATGAAGAGgacgatgatgaagattatattgatgaattttaTGAAACTAATAATTATGATGATACTAATGCAACTACTTTTGATGAAAGTATAAGTAAATCCACTACCGTTAATGATGAGAACCAACCACCACAAATTCATACTCCATTTTTAAGTGGATTAGATGAAGattcaatattatcaattaaaaaaatatgtttAATGTTGATCATTCAATTAAGTAAAGTTACTGAAGTATTATCAAAGAAATATGAAAATTTAGGTGTGATTCAagttattaataatttccaTTCTAATtacaaatttataattcaatcaatttatgaaaatcaagaattattacTCAATACAATAAATGATTCCACTAACaacaatgaaattgattataaattgattcaatcgagtgaaatattattacaatttcctaaatttgatgaatatcttactgaagatgaagatgaaaatgtTTCCACTGACGATGAAGCAAATAGCCAACCTCAAGGTTATGATGGTAGTGGCAGTGATGggaataatcaattatttacTCCCAAATCACCTAATGccttttcatcaaattcgTCATTAACATTAAATAATCATCCTCAATCAATGGTTCCGGTAACCCCACCTTCAGCAACTTCACaatattcattattttctaataaaaataatcgAACTCATGAATCTACTAGTGGATTAAATTCTACTTGTAATACTCCTACTCATATATCAATAAGTTCATTTGCTCCACctcaaccaccaccaggCTCAATattaaaaccaaaactAACATCGATTAACAGTACTAACAGTTTGAagattaaaaaattaactaGCAATAGTAATTCTAGTAATATCAATATCCATCATGGTCATCACAACactaaacaagaaaaaagatATAGTCATATTAGTATTggtagtaatagtagtagcaaATATGATGGGTTTTCTCCAATTAAGTCAATATCAACTAATGGATCATTAATTACTAATAATGGATCATTAATTACTAATAATGGATCATTTACAAACATTGTTAATAATACCAATTCTTCATCCCCATTAatgaatcaacaacaacaacaacaagtgacccaatcatcattatatcaacatcatcatcaatatcatcaataa
- the CCT7 gene encoding chaperonin-containing T-complex subunit (Cytosolic chaperonin Cct ring complex; protein is present in exponential and stationary growth phase yeast cultures; sumoylation target) produces MAFSNQTPTIVVLKEGTDSSQGRGQILTNINACLAIQDTLKPTLGPFGSDILIVDSNGKPTISNDGATILKLLDIVHPAAQMLVDISRSQDCEVGDGTTSVTIIAGELLKEAKNFIEDGINPHLIIKGYRKACQLSIEKIESLSIDVLENNTDSGNFRDLLEKCATTAMSSKLIKTNSKFFTKMVVDAVLTLDRNDLNENLIGIKKVPGGSLEDSLFIDGVAFKKTFSYAGFEQQPKSFSNPKILCLNVELELKAEKDNAEIRIDQVNQYQQIVDAEWKIIFDKLESIYQTGAQIVLSKLPIGDLATQYFADRNIFCAGRVSDDDMNRVIQAVGGDIQSSCSNLLKDGKLGQCESFEEIQIGNERFNIFKGCPQTKTCTLILRGGAEQVIAEVERSLHDAIMIVKRSITHKKIVAGGGAIEMELSKYLRDYSRQIHGKQQLIIAAFAKALEVIPRQLCENAGFDSIELLNRLRSYHAKGETWYGIDFQLENIGDNFKSFIWEPALVKINALSSATEAATLLLSVDETIRNDEQEQAQPQGAPGRGRGAY; encoded by the coding sequence ATGGCATTTTCTAATCAAACACcaacaattgttgttttaaaaGAGGGGACAGATTCATCTCAAGGACGAGGTCAAATTTTAACCAACATTAATGCTTGTTTAGCCATTCAAGACACTTTAAAACCAACATTAGGACCATTTGGATCCGATATTTTAATAGTTGATAGTAATGGGAAACCTACTATATCTAATGATGGGGCCACcatattaaaattattagatatTGTTCATCCTGCAGCACAAATGTTAGTTGATATTTCTCGATCTCAAGATTGTGAAGTTGGTGATGGGACAACATCGGTGACTATTATAGCTGgagaattattaaaagaagcgaaaaattttattgaaGATGGAATCAATCCTcatttgattattaaaGGTTATAGAAAGGCATGTCAATTaagtattgaaaaaatcgaatcattatcaattgatgtATTGGAAAATAATACTGATAGTGGCAATTTCCGTGatttattggaaaaatGTGCTACTACTGCCATGtcatcaaaattaattaaaactaattctaaatttttcacaaaAATGGTAGTTGATGCCGTATTAACTTTAGATCgtaatgatttgaatgaaaatttaattggGATTAAAAAAGTTCCAGGTGGTTCATTAGAAgattcattatttattgatggTGTAGCATTTAagaaaactttttcatATGCAGGAtttgaacaacaaccaaaatcATTCAGTAACCCCAAAATATTATGTCTTAATGttgaattagaattaaaagctgaaaaagataatgctgaaattagaattgatcaagttaatcaatatcaacaaattgttgatgcCGAATGGAAAATCATTTTCGATAAAttagaatcaatttatcaaactGGAGCACAAAttgttttatcaaaattacCTATTGGTGATTTAGCTACTCAATATTTTGCTGATCGTAATATATTTTGTGCTGGTAGAGttagtgatgatgatatgaATCGCGTGATTCAAGCTGTTGGTGGTGATATTCAATCGAGTTGTTCTAATTTACTTAAAGATGGGAAATTAGGTCAATGTGAAAgttttgaagaaattcaaattggtAATGAAcgatttaatatttttaaagGTTGTCCACAAACTAAAACTTGTACATTAATATTAAGAGGTGGAGCAGAACAAGTGATTGCTGAAGTAGAACGTTCATTACACGATGCCATTATGATTGTTAAACGATCAATTACtcataaaaaaattgttgctggtggtggtgccATTGAAATGGAATTATCGAAATATTTACGTGATTATAGTAGACAAATTCATGggaaacaacaattaattattgCTGCTTTTGCTAAAGCTTTAGAAGTGATTCCAAGACAATTGTGTGAAAATGCAGGGTTTGATagtattgaattattaaatcgTTTAAGAAGTTATCATGCTAAAGGTGAAACTTGGTATGGTATTGATTTccaattggaaaatattggcgataatttcaaaagtttCATTTGGGAACCTGCATTAGTTAAAATCAATGCCTTAAGTTCTGCTACTGAAGCTGCTACATTGTTGTTATCAGTTGATGAAACCATTAGAAATgatgaacaagaacaagCACAACCTCAAGGTGCACCAGGTAGAGGTAGAGGTGCATACTAA
- the MRPL36 gene encoding mitochondrial 54S ribosomal protein bL31m (Mitochondrial ribosomal protein of the large subunit; rat catheter biofilm induced), whose translation MLTRRIISLKPFPVSISTRSKATSASPTSNSTSPYGDVNLSNRRVMKRIVQGKARPAIFYQFETLVEMSDGSVIKRYSQAPKDEIRMINDQRNNLMWNPNNNDLRNGGIGGLGGDLQAKGKINKFKQKFANSFEEEEEEVGKQSKEGKEGKEEKKVEGEGEVDEEAIRRKQLELQKARDEELFELMGENAEEVVGGGKLYDKKADKKRFK comes from the coding sequence ATGTTGACTAGAAGaataatatcattaaaaCCATTTCCGGTATCTATATCTACCAGGTCTAAAGCAACGTCTGCTTCTCCCACATCCAATTCAACTTCCCCTTATGGTGAtgtcaatttatcaaatcgTCGTGTTATGAAACGTATTGTTCAAGGGAAAGCTAGACCGGCAATTTTCtatcaatttgaaacttTGGTTGAAATGAGTGATGGCAGTGTAATTAAACGATATTCACAAGCACCTAAAGATGAAATTAGAATGATTAATGatcaaagaaataatttaatgTGGAAtcctaataataatgatttaagaAATGGTGGAATTGGTGGTCTTGGTGGTGATTTACAAGCTAAAggtaaaatcaataaatttaaacaGAAATTTGCCAATTCATtcgaagaagaagaagaggaggTAGGAAAACAATCTAAAGAAGGTAAAGAAGGTaaagaagagaagaaaGTTGAAGGTGAAGGtgaagttgatgaagaagcTATTAGACGTAAACAATTAGAATTACAAAAAGCTAgagatgaagaattatttgaattaatgGGAGAAAATGCTGAAGaagttgttggtggtgggaAATTATATGATAAAAAAGCTGATAAAAAGAGATTCAAATAG
- the RCY1 gene encoding Rcy1p (Putative F-box protein involved in endocytic membrane traffic and/or recycling; fungal-specific (no human or murine homolog)) translates to MAQVIWNSDIDVYNKDVIPINIAKNIAKYLPIQDLLSFSQVSKNCHLAVTDPKLWVSMLKGMGVWQEAKQLTKQDIKSNQKSNTPGGYLNDPLTCMDYIYRSNKNAKYQVIKIYKCLHEFYNDLLIQQNYNRLKIFKRFQTPQDQVKILKNLQKFNKIDYIESSRIIANEKIIQLFELLENALLRELEIHFDIEDYEKTKQFVNILIDLNNNNNNNQQILIDFFLQKSIFDENIELFNLENYDETKYFITKEGTESEGTEPEKSINNENTDELIINIAKVFNQQSHIIDLIFPQSIPMMYKVSEELISNQLSELLMLLIESSKKFGLYSVLVPMIYEKLAMSLFIDNLNPCENVGESFHQLIIELIDMSFESFAAEYMREEVGSFKSNTKRKLLDWEQVISKREQETSQKILDRVKIETKNDFLTSFKNVFTINSSKSKHNHGGTNNSQSQDNVQEEVEVEAYSEIQAKAKILSENIKSLDKIFNPELTVEILNDCRISIHRLLKFQNFSIASVRQDIFQSIQHCFVELIELINSDHLLPGFDRALTYLQTYNPKSPTYTKSHNESFDQPLILFFNLINMADIIIQMIDIFYKQEILITQQNENSILNPSLQNKKKLEAIVDKYVADGLNIGIEILVDQVETIYQQNLSDKDYYPDFNIQQQNSQQQQQQQQQTDSQTIPSPALSQTSDLSNFGPTEAAIKATEVLEQNMNLLVDSADKSIVDVFQQEIAERFFQIIVKSLKLKTISVMGATRLISDLNLYFKFINNNVKSNKRLVLPLYQALIKIGNIYLISGDDSKSIGKLVSDLSKFNGIFSQEEIYEFVQRRQDWPIIKKHVEKVMYGFGFGDCTIM, encoded by the coding sequence atggCACAAGTTATTTGGAATTCAGACATTGATGTTTACAATAAAGATGTTATACCAATCAATATAGCTAAAAATATTGCCAAATATTTACCGATTCaagatttattatcattttcacAAGTTTCTAAGAATTGTCATTTAGCAGTTACTGATCCTAAATTATGGGTTTCAATGTTGAAAGGAATGGGGGTATGGCAAGAAGCTAAACAATTGACTAAACAAGATATAAAATCTAATCAAAAAAGTAATACCCCTGGGGGCTATCTAAACGATCCATTAACATGTATGGATTATATTTATCGATCTAATAAAAATGCTAAATATCAAGTgattaaaatttataaatgttTACATGAATTTTATAATGATTTGTTAATTCAACAGAATTATAATCggttaaaaatttttaaacgGTTCCAAACACCTCAAGATCAAGttaaaatattgaaaaatttacagaaatttaacaaaattgattatattgaatcgtcaagaattattgctaatgaaaaaatcatccaattatttgaattattagaaaatgCTTTATTACGTGAATTAgaaattcattttgatattgaagattatgaaaagacaaaacaatttgtgaatattttaattgatttaaataacaacaacaacaataatcaacaaattttaattgatttcttcttaCAGAAAAGtatttttgatgaaaatatagaattatttaatttagaGAATTATGATGAAACGAAATATTTCATAACCAAAGAAGGCACAGAATCGGAGGGCACAGAACCGGAGAAACTGATCAATAATGAGAACACCGATGAGTTGATAATTAATATTGCCAAAGTATTTAATCAACAAAGtcatataattgatttgatattCCCTCAATCAATACCAATGATGTATAAAGTTAGTGAAGAATTAATTTCCAATCAATTAAGTGAACTATTAATGttattaattgaatcactgaaaaaatttggattgTACTCAGTTTTGGTACCCATGATTTACGAAAAATTAGCCATgagtttatttattgataatttaaacCCCTGTGAGAATGTTGGTGAAAGTTTCCaccaattaataattgaattaatcGATATGCTGTTTGAATCATTTGCCGCTGAATATATGAGAGAAGAAGTTGGTTCATTTAAAAGTAACACCAAAAGGAAATTACTTGATTGGGAACAAGTGATATCTAAAAGAGAACAAGAAACTTCAcaaaaaattcttgatcGAGTTAAGattgaaaccaaaaatgattttttaaCTAGTTTCAAAAATGTTTTCACAATAAATTCATCGAAAAGTAAACACAACCATGGTGGTACTAATAATTCACAATCTCAAGACAATGTACAAGAAGAGGTAGAAGTAGAAGCATATTCAGAAATTCAAGCCAAGGCGAAAATCTTGTCCgaaaatattaaatcattagataaaatattcaatCCAGAATTGACAgttgaaattttaaatgattgTCGAATATCTATTCATCGgttattgaaatttcaaaatttttcaatagcATCAGTAAGACAAGATATTTTCCAATCGATTCAACATTGCtttgttgaattaattgaattgataaaCCTGGATCATTTATTGCCTGGGTTTGATCGTGCTTTGACTTATTTACAAACATATAACCCTAAATCACCAACATATACCAAATCACATAATGAAAGTTTCGATCAaccattgattttatttttcaatttaattaatatggccgatattattatacaaatgattgatattttttataaacaagaaattttaattaCTCAACAGAATGAAAATTCTATTTTAAATCCAAGTTTACAAaataagaagaaattagaaGCAATAGTTGATAAATATGTTGCTGATGGATTAAATATaggaattgaaattttagtAGATCAAGTGGaaacaatttatcaacaaaatctATCCGATAAAGATTATTACCCTGATTTTAACATTCAACAACAGAActcacaacaacaacaacaacaacaacaacaaacagATTCACAAACGATACCAAGTCCTGCATTGTCACAAACTAGTGACTTATCTAATTTTGGACCTACAGAAGCAGCAATTAAAGCAACGGAAGTATTAGAACAAaatatgaatttattaGTTGATAGTGctgataaatcaattgttgatgtaTTCCAACAAGAAATTGCAGAAagatttttccaaattattgttaaatcattaaaattgaaaacaatttccGTTATGGGGGCTACAAGATTAATTagtgatttgaatttatattttaaatttattaataataatgtcaAATCCAATAAACGATTAGTGTTACCTTTATATCAAGCATTAATCAAGATTGGTAATATCTATTTAATTAGTGGTGATGAttccaaatcaattggGAAATTAGTTAGTGATTTATCGAAATTTAATGGAATTTTCAGTcaagaagaaatttatGAATTTGTTCAAAGAAGACAAGATTGgccaattattaaaaaacatgttgaaaaagttaTGTATGGGTTTGGATTTGGTGATTGTACGATCATGTAA
- a CDS encoding uncharacterized protein (Ortholog of C. dubliniensis CD36 : Cd36_51610, C. parapsilosis CDC317 : CPAR2_303630, Candida tenuis NRRL Y-1498 : CANTEDRAFT_135125 and Debaryomyces hansenii CBS767 : DEHA2E19030g) has protein sequence MNGLCVYGIRVSIRSTSAVQLLRRSVSRGRLTNASSPLYMSRRHNSTNQQQALLDPQDRINYIKSLKSRKEVRKYLNRICKSKNINFIKESIEYQGESILQRIPKDFLYQDICNLILEGDSKTLDRISLKNIINHVTVDVGPTEGRDKSNTSSSSIVEYIDEFLLILINEGEYLKATKYMIQFIRKFKDQFKVPIIQYETFQYLLKSIELNSSVDELTPINYGLLQLCVNHYQGIKDFEYDEMLLLFRIFTKNVIHGNYFSNYYYDWLLIRNQKLLNFTTNKKYVKQYFQILCQMLQTNLVNLNANRCFKIWEDNQEFIIVNISENENDIDEKLLNEFLDIMTDIFKLWTDENQPIFKPDIAIILEKLTKIDRISNKDKFINFKLEFYGTIFRNNTSFERIITNQLNTPKPSGKDSDGIIINKKFINRSNLSHLFVGFLNLNDETNSNKILETIHKQNNTTNNTNNTSNSFLNQYELNGIIKKLLTNHNDIIKSLQIIENLSWNHCKWSYFEIFKYILIEARSHQKQDVETFLKDFQLRIIENFKDEIFFEELTILILKHIAIMDLRDGIRLYNKILKLSNNTNVIATTTTTTNKNRRSPQSFTNSNTIATKGNLNTNDLSLFEYLNIDEIFDRYTLKSTDKRLRKLLIPNERIKYLPDWLIDKNYLKLINKTSMIKICHHLLIQSVVEKDYYCIIWLFDEMRKFGWSVEDILWVCESYDSEDFLKEIINEKVLSSIK, from the coding sequence atgAATGGCTTATGCGTGTATGGAATTAGAGTTTCCATAAGGAGCACCTCAGCAGTGCAATTACTACGACGATCCGTTAGTAGAGGAAGATTAACCAATGCATCATCACCACTATATATGTCAAGACGTCATAATTCAACCAATCAACAACAGGCATTACTAGACCCACAAGATAGAATCAACTATATTAAACTGTTAAAACTGAGGAAAGAAGTtagaaaatatttaaatcgAATTTGTAAATcgaaaaatatcaatttcattaaagaatcaattgaatatcaaGGTGAATCAATACTACAAAGAATTCCTAAAGATTTTTTATATCAAGATATATGTAATTTAATACTTGAAGGTGACTCGAAAACGTTGGATAGAATAAGTTTAAAGAATATAATTAATCATGTCACTGTGGATGTGGGACCAACAGAAGGAAGAGATAAGAGTAATACCTCTTCATCTtctattgttgaatatattgatgagtttttattaatattgataaacGAAGGAGAATACTTGAAAGCCACTAAATAtatgattcaatttattcGAAAATTTAAAGATCAATTCAAAGTACCAATTATACAATATGAGACATTTCAATATTTACTTAAGCtgattgaattgaatagtagtgttgatgaattaactCCAATTAATTATGGATTATTACAACTTTGTGTCAATCATTATCAAGGGattaaagattttgaatatGATGAAATGTTATTACTTTTCAGAATTTTCACTAAAAATGTTATTCATGGGAATTATTTTagtaattattattatgattgGTTATTGATCAGAAATcagaaattattgaattttacaactaataaaaaatatgtGAAACAATATTTCCAAATTCTATGTCAAATGTTGCAAACAAATCTTGTTAATTTGAATGCTAATCGatgtttcaaaatttggGAAGATAATCAAGaatttataattgttaatattagtgaaaatgaaaatgatatcGATGAAAAActtttaaatgaatttcTAGATATAATGACAGATATATTTAAACTTTGGACAGATgaaaatcaaccaatttttAAGCCTGACATTGCCATAAtacttgaaaaattgaccaaaattgatagaattagcaataaagataaatttataaattttaaattagaGTTTTATGGAACGATATTTAGAAATAACACaagttttgaaagaataattactaatcaattgaatacaCCCAAACCTAGTGGTAAAGATCTGGATGgtataattatcaataagaaatttataaatcGAAGTAATTTAAGTCATTTATTTGTTggatttttaaatttaaatgatgaaaccaattctaataaaattttaGAAACTATTcataaacaaaacaatactaccaacaacaccaataatactagtaattcatttttaaatcaatatgaACTTAAtggtattattaaaaaattattgacCAATCATAATGatataattaaatcattacaaataattgaaaatttatccTGGAATCATTGTAAATGGagttattttgaaatatttaaatatattttaattgaagCTAGAAGTCATCAAAAGCAAGATGTGGAAACATTTTTAAAAGATTTCCAATTaagaattattgaaaattttaaagatgaaatttttttcgaAGAATTGACAATACTTATATTGAAACATATAGCAATTATGGATCTTCGAGATGGTATTAGATTATATAAtaagattttgaaattatccAACAATACTAATGTTAttgccaccaccaccaccaccactaatAAAAATAGGAGATCACCACAATCATTTACCAACTCCAACACCATTGCCACTAAGGGGAATTTAAACACCaatgatttatcattatttgaatatttaaatattgatgaaatatttgatagATATACTTTAAAATCAACTGATAAAAGATTGAGGAAACTTTTAATACCTaatgaaagaattaaatatttaccTGATTggttaattgataaaaattatttgaaattaataaacaaaactaGTATGATCAAAATTTGTCACcatttattaattcaatcagttgttgaaaaagattattattgtataatttggttatttgatgaaatgaGGAAATTTGGTTGGAGTGTTGAAGATATTTTGTGGGTATGTGAATCTTATGATTCAGAagattttttgaaagagATAATCAATGAGAAAGTCTTATCAAGTATAAAATGA